One genomic window of Xanthobacter dioxanivorans includes the following:
- a CDS encoding TRAP transporter small permease, whose translation MKRIIGLVDAAARAGAFLGSAAILLMMVHVTLDVVVRKLLGQPLPGTLTTVTHYYMVIVVFAPLALVERHGGHISVDLLVPLMPARVKRLMRAASGLAAALIMALVAWRGWMDAVRDWEVSAAQVQGSAIMPVWPAHFAVPIGAGLLAIAFLLRLTPRLPGDASSQRQPEHEP comes from the coding sequence GTGAAGCGGATCATTGGGTTGGTCGATGCGGCGGCCCGGGCGGGGGCCTTCCTGGGCAGCGCCGCCATCCTCCTGATGATGGTGCATGTCACGCTCGATGTGGTGGTGCGCAAGCTGCTCGGGCAGCCCCTGCCCGGAACGCTGACCACCGTGACGCACTACTACATGGTGATCGTTGTCTTCGCGCCGCTGGCGCTTGTCGAGCGGCACGGCGGCCACATCTCGGTCGATCTCCTGGTGCCGCTCATGCCGGCCCGCGTGAAAAGGCTCATGCGGGCGGCGAGCGGCCTGGCCGCAGCGCTGATCATGGCGCTGGTCGCCTGGCGCGGCTGGATGGATGCGGTGCGCGACTGGGAGGTCAGTGCAGCGCAGGTGCAGGGCAGCGCCATCATGCCGGTATGGCCGGCTCATTTTGCCGTTCCAATCGGAGCCGGCCTCCTGGCCATCGCCTTTCTGCTGCGTCTCACCCCCCGGTTGCCCGGCGATGCCTCTTCCCAGCGGCAGCCGGAGCATGAGCCGTGA
- a CDS encoding C4-dicarboxylate TRAP transporter substrate-binding protein — protein MVYALAGLFLAVAFRPLGAAELSFAIGHPPQSYLVRGGEVFAAALRRETGGEVTARVYAMSLLSLAETSPGLRAGLADIGVVLTTYQAGEYPATNLIHDASMVLDRFSSLPRRLKGAAYAPAMAEFILTRCPECVAEFARQNQVYTGAAATTPYALSCVRPVRSMAELRGARLRVGGANWARWAEAMKAVPVTMAGNEMLEALTQRIIDCVVLSLPDVRNFGLSGSIRSITADVPGGVYVAAFANVNRDVWRRLTAAERRAIMKATAWGTATTNWAYGEGEQQVIGQAVAAGGSVYEADAAVREASARFTEADLSRLAEIYAAQGVGRSRQMLDEFLPILERWALGVSQVSSAEELADIYWQDLYSKVDVSDPGR, from the coding sequence GTGGTGTACGCCCTGGCCGGTCTCTTCCTCGCGGTAGCATTTCGCCCGCTGGGCGCGGCCGAATTATCCTTTGCCATCGGCCACCCGCCGCAATCCTACCTCGTCAGGGGCGGCGAGGTCTTTGCCGCAGCCCTTCGCCGGGAGACCGGGGGCGAGGTGACCGCGCGCGTCTATGCCATGTCGCTGCTAAGCTTGGCGGAGACCTCGCCCGGTCTCCGCGCCGGGCTCGCCGATATCGGAGTGGTGCTGACCACCTACCAGGCCGGAGAATATCCTGCGACCAACCTGATCCATGACGCGTCCATGGTGCTGGACAGGTTCTCCAGTCTGCCGCGCCGGTTGAAGGGGGCCGCCTATGCACCGGCCATGGCCGAGTTCATCCTGACGCGCTGCCCGGAATGCGTCGCGGAATTTGCCCGTCAGAACCAAGTATACACCGGCGCGGCTGCGACGACCCCCTATGCCCTCAGTTGCGTTCGTCCCGTTCGTTCCATGGCGGAGCTCCGCGGCGCCCGGCTCAGGGTCGGCGGCGCGAACTGGGCGCGCTGGGCGGAGGCGATGAAAGCCGTGCCCGTCACCATGGCCGGCAATGAGATGCTCGAGGCACTGACGCAGCGCATCATCGACTGCGTCGTCCTATCCCTTCCGGATGTCCGCAACTTCGGCTTGAGCGGCTCGATCCGCTCCATCACGGCGGATGTTCCCGGCGGCGTCTATGTGGCGGCCTTTGCAAACGTCAACCGCGATGTCTGGCGCAGGCTGACGGCCGCGGAGCGCAGGGCCATCATGAAGGCTACCGCCTGGGGAACGGCCACTACCAATTGGGCATATGGCGAGGGCGAGCAGCAGGTGATCGGGCAGGCCGTTGCGGCCGGCGGCTCCGTCTACGAGGCCGACGCGGCCGTCCGCGAGGCGAGCGCGCGCTTCACTGAGGCTGACCTCAGCCGGCTTGCGGAGATTTACGCCGCCCAGGGCGTCGGGCGCAGCCGGCAAATGCTGGATGAATTCCTGCCGATCCTCGAACGATGGGCGCTGGGTGTGAGCCAGGTCTCCTCCGCCGAGGAACTGGCGGACATCTATTGGCAGGACCTGTATTCGAAGGTGGACGTAAGCGACCCCGGCCGCTGA